The stretch of DNA aatatttttattttcattcatttaaaTATGTTGAATTAACACGACTGTTATTTTTAGAATTTTATTTTCCAAACCGCCAAAATGAATCTTTCGCTCAGGCACGCAGTGCGTAATTACGCATCAGCGTGCCACTGTTATCCAAGCGTTAGCCGCCTGCAGTACCGCCAGAGCCTCTTTATGGGCTTTAATCTGAGTCTGTGACACCCAGCCTGCATCGGCTCAGTGACGGGTTTTCCTTCACGCGCACAGGCAGGCAGCCCACCACCGCGCGCGTACACGGAGGCACGCCTTTTTCCTCGGTGCCGTTGTCGGGTTTGTGGGCAGCGGGCTGTCGGTGATTGACCAGCTTCTCCCTGATCTGTCATCCGGCTGCCTTGGCGCCTCCCCTCTCCTCTATAAATGAACTGGATCTGTTCACCGCGCTCACACGGAGCGGAGCTGTGAGGAAAGGCGGGATGCGCTGACAGACGTTCGGATCGTCTTCTCTCGGTTTAGATTGCGCTGTGGTTCCATCTCTGGTCCCTTCTCGTTAGTGTaactgattattgtttttgccgttTCGCTGCCTGAGCCGCTGCTTGTCTAAGATGAAGGCTGTTACTCCAGTCCGCCCCCaggactcctcctcctcctctcccctctccagcagcagcagcagccagctctCCCTGCACTATCTGTCGAAGCAGAGCCTGAACATCGCCCGGTgccggatggaggaggaggacctgttcTGCCTGCAGTACGACATGAACGACTGCTACAGCCGGCTGAAGCGGCTGGTgcccaccatcccgcaggacaagaaAGTCAGCAAAGTGGAAATCCTCCAGCATGTCATAGACTACATCCTGGACCTGCAGTTGGCCCTGGAGACGCACCCTTCTCATCACAAACAGCAGCCACAGTGGACCGGGACCTGTCCTGCTCCTGCAGCCTCCAACCCCAACAGGACGCCACTGACGGTGCTCAATATCGACCACCACCAGGTAAGCTTCCACCGGAGGCACTTCGTCaccggaggggggagggggggtcccCGGTTCCATGATCCAGACTGCGACCCCCAAAGATGGAGACAAAGCGCGTCATGCCCGTTATGTGTCACTGAAGAAACAAAATGCTGCAACCAGATTATTATTAAATCAACCCGCACGTGCAAAATGCAAGCGCTTTTACTCAGATTGCACATCTGATtgcgttttttttttatcatttgcaTGATAATGACAGCGTGTCAGAGGCCCACCTCAGCCCGGATCGGTGAAGTGCCTCAGCCTGCAGTCCACTCCACTCCACTGCGCACAATAGGGCCAATTTATCCTCCAGTAAGAGGATTTATGACTGAGGCCTGCAGAATATCTGGGTTTAGGCCTGATCTCCAACAACTTGACGTTTCCTTCTAGTGCTCATCCAAACCCACCAATGTCTGCAGCTAAACATTTAAATATTGTTTTTAGTTGTGATTCATCCTTTATTATTGCACGTTTATCCTGACTATTCTATTAATTTTCTTCGTTGTGCACATCCTAAGAAACAGTTTGCACACCAGACAAATAATGAATCTCGATTTTTGCTCCTTTAACATCGTTGTTTACATGATGCTTTTCCTCTCTTTTATTGTTTTCCAGAGAACATCAATAGCCAAACAAACGGAAGACTCGATCTTGTGCCGTTGAGATGTCAGCACTGCATTGGTGAGTTGGCCTGAACCCTTTTTGTTTCTCCTGTGATGTGCTCAGAAGAAGCCACGGTTAGCTTCAGCCGGAGGAACCCAGATGAAGCGAGGgtttaaatgtgtaaaactaGTAGCTGTCACTGTTGTAGCAAAGTGAGCAGAACAGAGGGTGAACGCCTCAGCCTCTCCCACACACGTGTCCCACGTCTCTCAGGTCCATTCAGGACAGAGTCAGTTTCCTGTCCCTGGACCCAGACCCTGGCCAGGACTAGAGCCTGTAGCGGTGACTCCGGGAGTCTCCTTGAGAGTCTCCCAGCAGCCGGTGGAGCGCCGCCACGGTTGTTGTTTGACCGGGTTTGTTTTGGGTTGTTGATCAAGCATGGCCTCTGTTTTGTCGCTGGCGCCAGTCAGTCTGGAGCTCTGCAGCTCACCCCTCCTCCCTTTGCCTCTATTCATCCCCTCCACAGGTGTGCAGACTGTGCAGAGCCACTCCAAAGCCAGCAGCAAAGCTTCGCCAGGGACTCACACCCAACCGGAGGCACAATCACACGGGGATTTCAAAACCAGTGGGGGGAATTAGACCCAAATGAAACCACTGTTCATAGCAGCTGAACAAGGACGTCTCCCTCTCAATCTGTCACATGTTCTTCtcctgaaaacatcaaatctctgGAAATCCATCTGCAACAGCTATTTAACATAAAAACCAGATTGTGAATTGTACTTAACGAAACAGCTTAAAGCTTTACTAAAACAGTTGTACATGTTACGAACATCTGTTATTTCAAATAGATGCTGTGTTCTGAGCAGAGGCATCAGCCCCGGCACCTCCAGGGCTCTGATCTGTAATTCTGATTTGAGGCTGTAAATATAGAGACAAATGTTCTATGAAGTGAAAAGAAGACGTATATGCTTAAATAGACTATTGCAATTCTAAGATATTTTTATTCAAACCctcttgttgtttttattttgtttctttcACTAATGTAAATAAATTGTTTCCACTTCAACATGCTAACATCGCCTCGTCACACGTGGATGACGACAAACTAGCAGCATTTTAGTCTGACGTGCAGCATGCTGGCTCGGTGCAGAGATACTGCTGGGTGAGCCCTCTGTGCTGGAGGTCACCTCCTCCCCCGTTATGCTCTACTTATTCACCACAGCTCCGAGGAATGGATCACTTTTGGAAAAGAACAAAAAGACTGTGTTAAACTGCACTTGTGTTAAACATTAAATCTAAGAGCACTTCGGACCGTTCAGCAAAATCACTGCAGCTTTGTTTCGCTGCTGCAGTCTGAGTTCTCCTTGAGAAGTTAATAATTGATGCTAGGAAATGATCAACCCTCCGATTTACTGTGTGTGCACTAACTGGTGGAAATCAGCTGTTATTCATGTAAAGAAAAGACTTTTGTGTCATCCAGCAGCGAGTTTTTCTCACCGCCCTCCCGCCAGTGCCAGAAGGCTCTTGTAGGCTTCTGGTGGACGGGTCCTCTGGTTTGTGAGGAAATGTCAAAACAATTAAAATGTGCAGGAAGAGTTGTGTGGTCGTGACTTCTGTCTCCGATGTGTTGTTGAGTGAGGAGCGGGTAACTCTTGGTTTAGGTAACCCTCAAACCTGCTTTACAGGATCCAGAGATCTTGCAGTAATCCCACGGCACGCACGAGGCCGGCCGCTCCCGCGGACTCAGCACATCTCTGGGATCATTCCCTCCATGTCTGTAACTGCAAGTGATGTCTTTGTGAACAATATTAAATTATTTCAAGGTGCTTTTCTCTTTGATACTTTTTATAAATGTAACTTCAATATTTTTTGTGACTGAGAATTTGAAAATTAAAACCAAAAGAAATATTTTCTTCCTGCAGAAAGAATGATTTCATTCAGGAACAGGAAACGGACTCGTTAGACTGTTTTAGTGTGAGTGAGGCCGAGAGAGCGGGGCTGACCGAAGCATGATTCAGTGTTAGCTTCGGGCTAACGCTAACCCTCTGACTACAATAAAACTAAACTTGAACACAAAAAGTTATTAAGTGTAAAATTAAAAAGTAACATTCCAACTAACAAGGTCAGAATAATGAGCTGTCAGCAATCAgccaagtcacacacacacacacacacacacacacacacacacacacacacacacacacacacacacacacacacacacaccacctgatTCATCCAGTTACTTCGGATGAAACATTCAGACAGAATTTTAAAAAGCAGttgtttcatttaaaaataaatgccATAAAAACGTCCACTCGGGTTTTATTGTGTGTGTTGCGGAGTGAAGTTAGAGGGGCTTGGTCCTGTGTAGACGCTCTAAAaggaaaacacaaacatttatgtTCATATAAAATTAGATTTTATTTGCTAAAATATGAACTCACCTGTCAAAAGTCACAACTGAAAATCCCGTTCAGCCTTTTCTGTGGCTGATATTAGTGAGTAGCTGATAATTATGATGCTGGAGAAGCAAAAACAAGCTGTTTTCTTTCTGTGATGTAGAGGATGTGATCCATGTTCCTGTAAATCTGCagcgttctcacacacacacacacacacacacacacacacacacacacacacacacacacacacacacacacttccaacaTGGCTGCCTGAGGAGTAGTGGGCCTAGCTGAGCGGGCcacctgtgtgtgtttatagTCCACAGAGAGAGAGCCTGACCCCGATGACCTTGACGAGTTCTGTCCTTGTGACGTGAAACATGAGCGTGTGCCTTCCTGCATGAGCggagaacattttaaaaaaggagAAGGCGGTAAAACACAGGCGGCTGCCGGCAGGACAGTTAAACCTTCCTGACATGATTAAAGAGGCCCAGCTCAGCCACGGCCACACCACcctcctctttcacctctgagTGGATCCACTCGGCTGAAGCCGTCCTCCTGTCGATGGCACAAATCCTCTGGAAACCTTCATCTCAAGAATTTTCTCAAAAATCCAGCTGCACttgcagaaaataaaacatccatTATTCAGATCAGAGGAAAACGGGGTTGGAGCCAGCGAAAATAACAAAACACAAGTGGATGTGTCACATCAAGCCCAACACATATACATCAGACCTCACCCTGACCCTGGCCAAACCCAGAGTCACACCAGAGCCAAACGCAAGCATTTGGTTCTGGTTGGAAattcccagaattctgttgcagatCAGGAGCAGCAAATATTCCAGATGATCGGGTTTTGCCACCGAGTCTCACACTTGAGACTCGAGACTTCCCACTCTCCTTTGTCCCACCGTAATGAGCCCCTGTACCTGCAGCCTCCGGTTCTCCCTGTGGTCCAGATCGTGGGAAACGATGGCGTCTGTTTTCACCCTGGTCTGAAGGTGTAGGCATGCCGGCCTCGTGGCCAGTCATTTGGAAAGGTCATTGTGAACACAGTATTATTATTTCCACAACAACAGGACTGGTCAGGGTGCAACTGGAGTGTttgcacaggtgtgtgtgcgtgggcaCACATCAGTGAGCTTTCCCTCCAACGGTTTTTATTAAATGAAAGAATAAAACAAATTCCACGCGCTAGATAATCCTCCACTCCTCAGCCAACAGTAGCCGTGGATGGAGGAAAAAAACAATCAACAGTTGTTTTTCTTACAAAAACACCCAACCTCTAATTTCTCTCATTTGCACGTCGCACCGTGACACAAACACATAAACGAGGATGCTTGCTGTCGCCTCTGCCTTGAATTAACCTTGTGCATATGTTAAACAGCAATAACAGGTTTAGCTGCGGCGTCTGGCCTCCTTCTCCCCCTGATTTAACTCCACATTACAGCGTTCCGCGGGGGCCTATATCCCTGCGTGCTAATCACTGCTCTTCCCGCCACACACAGAATATATGGCGGGCGCTTGCAGAGGAACAGTGGAGGACAAAAACGTGCTCGCTCTTGGACACTACTTGATTACAGACTAATTGGTCTGGAGTGATTAAATATCTCATGCTTCTGGCTAATTGCAGCTATTTAAAGCAGCTATTAGCTTAAAATCCCTGCCACCAACAGCCGTTTACTCATAAACAAAAGCTGCAGCTCCACCCGTTTGTTTCATACTTAAAACTGATCTTAAATTTTAAGCCTTGTATTTCATCCTTGAATCGCTGCAGAGATGGATTATGGAAATAAGTAGCCATCAatcttatcatcatcattattatgtttttattttttctatctGAATTCCGACGAACAGATGTACATTTTTACTGTATTAATCACAATTAAACGCCTCACATTCATTTCACTTGTGATAATTGATGAgcaattattttttcattttacttgtgtgtgttagcgatttaaaataaaatgttttcataTGAGAAAGAAAAAGTATGAATGGGAAAAATCCCTTTGTGAGTCATTTATTTTAATCCGACTCCCTCGTTTGGAGCTTTAGTGACTAAGGCGCTGAAGCACCGGGAGTGTTTCTGTGATCTGAGCCTGGAGCGGCCATCAAACACAGCGGAGTAAATGTGTGTACACCCACCAGTTTAGCTccagtcaacaacaacaacaacaacagggcTGCCATGAGAGAGGGAGAGCAGGGTTAAAAAGGGGCCGAAGGAGGAGGGAGGACTTGGCATCGCCGGTGCCAACCCCGGATCCCCGGAGACGGGCGATGAATTACACAAATGAGGTCTCAGACGAAtgccaagcgtgtgtgtgtgtgtgtgtgtgtgtgtgtgtgtgtgtgtgtgtgtgtttgtgtgtgtgtgtgtgtgtgtggcaccatGACATGTCACACAACATGACCCTGAGGTGCAGCCATCAGACAGCCAATATGGCAGTAAAATACCGCCGCTGCATCAGAGCGGAAGGGCTCCAACTGGCACCAATCAAACAGGTTTCTGTTCGCCTAACGAGCTTCGTTAAAAACCGTCTGCTTCTACCGAGTTGTGATTGGACACCTTGGGTTAAATCTAGATGAACAAAGAGGGGAAAAGGAAAAGATCCTGTTTGCTAGAGGAACTGTGAGCTGATGTTTGGCTTTTACTCTGTAGGATAAAAAAGATCAGAGCAGTAAAAACAAGAGGATTTGTCTCTAGCAAAAGCAGCATCACAAAGGTTTTGTTTCACACTTTTCTGATAAACGGATGTTGCCTTGAACAGTATAACAGCAGCAACGATGACATCATCAACTGCAAAAGGTTTGAGCGTGGAATTAATAAAATACAGGAAACTCAGTTTGTTTTGGTGTTTATTTCAGAATTATCCAAGTCCACAGGTAAAAATCATTATAGTCCCAATGATTTTACTAATTATTAGTGACTGATTAATAAACATGCAGTTATAAGACACAACACTCCCTACCCTAACACTGATGCAGGCTCGTTTTTATTGAACGTATTAATAACTGGTAACAGCATGTGCGTAAGGTACCTGAAACAGCTATTCTCTGGACAATAGCTTAAGTCCAACTTTgagttttcacaataaaagcagaaATAACATCTCAGAGCTAAATATTGGTACGTTTATAAGGATAAACTCCTGCAATCATCAGGAGGGGAAATGTGTCTGTTCAGTAAAGCTGATTATAAAGAGaagttaaaaatgaaataaaacaaaaatgttccCCTCTCATACGTCTTCTAGACCACACAGAAGGGAAAACGTGCCGACGTTAAGGTTGAGTAACAGAGAAAAGCCTGAAGACAGCCCTGCTGAGCTGCTGAAACTGGCTGAAAGTGTTTCAGGTTTTATTATTAATGTGACCGAGGGTTCTAGGTCACTTCCTGCTGATgaaactacaaaataaaagcacatctGCACCATAAGAGTCTGAAACACACATGCACCTGAAACACATCTGCAGATATT from Nothobranchius furzeri strain GRZ-AD chromosome 5, NfurGRZ-RIMD1, whole genome shotgun sequence encodes:
- the id4 gene encoding DNA-binding protein inhibitor ID-4; this encodes MKAVTPVRPQDSSSSSPLSSSSSSQLSLHYLSKQSLNIARCRMEEEDLFCLQYDMNDCYSRLKRLVPTIPQDKKVSKVEILQHVIDYILDLQLALETHPSHHKQQPQWTGTCPAPAASNPNRTPLTVLNIDHHQRTSIAKQTEDSILCR